Proteins encoded within one genomic window of Microtus ochrogaster isolate Prairie Vole_2 linkage group LG4, MicOch1.0, whole genome shotgun sequence:
- the Map2 gene encoding microtubule-associated protein 2 isoform X4, producing the protein MADERKDDGKAPHWTSASLTEAAAHAHPPEMKDQGGAGEGLSRSANGFPYREEEEGAFREHGSQGTYSDTKENGINGELTSADRETAEEVSARIVQVVTAEAVAVLKGEQEKEAQQKDQSAALPLAAEETAHLPPSPPPSPASEQAVAVEEDLLTASKMEFPEPQKLASSFAEPLDKGEKESEMQSKPGEDFEHAALVPQPEITKTPQNKKDVQDMEGEKSPPVPFAHTFGTNLEDIKQNVEPSIAVPSIGLSAEPLAPKEQKDWFIEMPMESKKDEWGLAAPISPGPLTPMREKDMLEDIPRWEGKQFDSPMPSPFHGGSFTLPLDIIKSERITEVPQPLAPVFFQPDDKTSLPDTSDLATAKDSSRDEEPQKDKADKADVPVSEAATLPKDAHDPVGEGDIRESVSGEEKGTTNQEIKETSILSGQEPTLTEDEPHTKLDEKLVVSIEEAVAKEHEPPKLRDDETGVIQTSTELSSSKEQKDQEHVTDELKQDSFPISLEQALSVPAMTSETLEKVTSEPEAVSEMRETQGLFEENMAVKDKFEGVGSATIAEVGVPFYEDKSGMSKYFETSALKEEVAKSKQLGSDYYELSDARGSAQESFDTVPPKDQHDEKELQAKESQPSAPPEEAGYSTLAQSYPSELPEEPSSPQERMFTIDPKVYGEKRDLHSKNKDDLTLSRSLGLGGRSAIEQRSMSINLPMSCLDSIALGFNFGRGHDLSPLASDILTNTSGSMDEGDDYLPPTTPAVEKVPCFPVESKEEGKKAEEVKATGEQIIQIETSSESPFPAKEYYKNGTVMAPDLPEMLDLAGTRSRLASVSADAEVARRKSVPSEAVIAESSTALPPVADENQVTGKPDSQLEDMGYCVFNKYTVPLPSPVQDSENLSGESGSFYEGTDDKVRRDLATDLSLIEVKLAAAGRVKDEFTAEKEASPPTSADKSGLSREVDHDRKTNDKLDTVLEKSEEHVELKEVTKEAEEAGEKVEIFGLGVTYDEASAKELTTAEYTSPEKAAKGLSSVPEVAEVEPTAKADQGLDFAATKAEPSPLDIKVSDFGQMASGMNVDATELKFEVSQELTLSSKGPQEDDSFLGIESGNMKEGLKVSETEVKEKVAKPDLVHQEAVDKEESYESSGEHESLTMESLKPDEGKKETSPESSLIQDEVARKLSVEIPCPPPVSEADLSTDEKAEVQMEFIQLPKEESTETPDIPAIPSDVTQPQPEAGVPEPAEVPSEEEIEAGGEYDKLLFRSDTLQITDLVVPGSREEFVETCPGEHKGGIESVVTIEDDFITVVQTTTDEGESGSHSVRFAALAQPEEERRPCSHDEELEVEMAAEAQAEPKDGSPDAPATPEREEVAYSEYKTETYDDYKDETTIDDSIMDADSLWVDTQDDDRSIIQEQLETIPKEEKAEKEARRPSLEKHRKEKPFKTGRGRISTPERKVAKKEPSTVSRDEVRRKKAVYKKAELAKKTEVQAHSPSRKLILKPAIKYTRPTHLSCVKRKTTASGESAQAPSALKQTKDKVTDGVTKSPEKRSSLPRPSSILPPRRGVSGDREENSFSLNSSISSARRTTRSEPIRRAGKSGTSTPTTPGSTAITPGTPPSYSSRTPGTPGTPSYPRTPHTPGTPKSAILVPSEKKVAIIRTPPKSPATPKQLRLINQPLPDLKNVKSKIGSTDNIKYQPKGGQVRILNKKIDFSKVQSRCGSKDNIKHSAGGGNVQIVTKKIDLSHVTSKCGSLKNIRHRPGGGRVKIESVKLDFKEKAQAKVGSLDNAHHVPGGGNVKIDSQKLNFREHAKARVDHGAEIITQSPSRSSVASPRRLSNVSSSGSINLLESPQLATLAEDVTAALAKQGL; encoded by the exons CAGCTGAGGAAACAGCTCATCTGCCACCTTCCCCACCACCATCGCCAGCCTCAGAACAGGCAGTTGCAGTGGAGGAAG ATTTACTTACAGCCTCGAAGATGGAATTCCCTGAGCCGCAGAAATTGGCTTCCTCTTTCGCTGAGCCTTTAGACAAGGGAGAAAAGGAATCGGAGATGCAGAGTAAGCCTGGTGAAGATTTTGAGCATGCTGCCTTAGTTCCTCAGCCAGAGATAACTAAAACTCCCCAGAATAAAAAGGATGTTCAAGACATGGAAGGGGAAAAGTCACCTCCCGTCCCATTTGCGCACACTTTTGGTACCAACCTGGAAGACATAAAACAGAACGTAGAACCAAGCATAGCAGTACCTAGCATCGGCCTGTCTGCAGAGCCTCTAGCTCCAAAAGAGCAGAAAGACTGGTTCATTGAAATGCCAATGGAATCAAAGAAAGATGAATGGGGTTTAGCTGCCCCAATATCTCCTGGCCCTCTGACACCCATGAGGGAAAAAGACATGCTGGAGGATATTCCAAGATGGGAAGGGAAGCAGTTTGATTCTCCCATGCCAAGTCCCTTTCATGGTGGAAGTTTCACTCTTCCTCTCGATATTATAAAGAGTGAAAGAATCACAGAAGTACCACAACCCTTGGCTCCTGTCTTCTTCCAACCAGATGACAAAACATCCCTGCCGGATACCAGTGACCTAGCTACTGCCAAAGATAGTTCTAGAGATGAGGAGCCACAGAAAGATAAAGCAGACAAGGCAGATGTTCCAGTCTCAGAAGCTGCCACCCTACCGAAAGATGCTCACGATCCAGTTGGGGAAGGCGATATCAGGGAAAGTGTTTCAGGGGAAGAAAAGGGTACCACAAATCAAGAGATAAAAGAAACTTCAATCCTCAGTGGTCAGGAACCTACACTCACTGAAGATGAACCACACACAAAGCTTGATGAGAAATTAGTGGTTTCCATTGAAGAAGCTGTGGCAAAAGAACATGAACCCCCCAAATTGAGAGACGATGAAACAGGTGTAATTCAGACCTCCACCGAGCTTTCTTCCTCCAAAGAACAGAAAGACCAAGAACATGTAACCGATGAGTTAAAACAGGACTCCTTCCCTATAAGTCTGGAACAAGCTCTTTCAGTTCCAGCCATGACCTCTGAGACCTTGGAAAAAGTGACATCTGAGCCAGAGGCAGTGAGTGAAATGAGAGAAACCCAGGGACTTTTTGAGGAGAACATGGCTGTCAAAGATAAGTTTGAAGGAGTTGGGTCTGCAACAATAGCTGAGGTTGGTGTGCCATTTTATGAAGATAAATCAGGAATGTCCAAATACTTTGAAACATCTGCACTGAAGGAAGAAGTGGCAAAAAGCAAGCAGTTGGGCAGTGATTACTATGAACTGAGTGATGCAAGAGGAAGTGCCCAGGAATCTTTTGACACTGTACCTCCCAAGGACCAGCATGATGAAAAGGAACTTCAGGCAAAAGAAtcccagcccagtgctccacCAGAGGAAGCAGGATACAGCACTCTTGCCCAGAGTTATCCATCTGAGCTACCTGAAGAACCAAGTTCTCCTCAAGAAAGGATGTTCACTATTGACCCAAAAGTTTATGGGGAGAAAAGGGACCTTCACAGTAAGAACAAGGATGATTTGACCCTTAGTCGAAGTTTAGGGCTTGGTGGACGGTCTGCAATAGAACAAAGAAGCATGTCGATCAACTTGCCTATGTCTTGCCTCGATTCCATCGCCCTTGGGTTTAACTTTGGCCGGGGCCATgatctttcccctctggcttcTGATATTTTAACTAACACGAGTGGAAGCATGGATGAAGGAGATGATTACCTTCCCCCTACCACACCTGCAGTGGAGAAGGTCCCTTGCTTCCCAGTAGAGAGCAAAGAGGAAggcaagaaggcagaggaagtaaAAGCGACTGGAGAACAAATTATTCAGATTGAGACATCCTCTGAATCACCCTTCCCAGCCAAAGAATATTACAAAAATGGTACCGTCATGGCCCCTGACCTGCCTGAGATGCTAGATCTGGCAGGAACCAGGTCCAGGTTAGCTTCTGTGAGTGCAGATGCTGAGGTTGCCAGGAGAAAATCAGTCCCATCAGAGGCTGTGATTGCAGAGAGTAGTACTGCTTTGCCACCTGTCGCTGATGAAAACCAAGTCACTGGAAAACCTGACAGTCAACTTGAAGACATGGGATACTGTGTGTTCAATAAATACACAGTTCCTCTACCATCACCAGTTCAAGACAGTGAGAATTTGTCGGGAGAGAGTGGCTCATTTTATGAAGGAACTGATGACAAAGTCCGTAGAGATTTGGCGACAGACCTTTCACTGATTGAAGTAAAACTTGCAGCTGCAGGAAGAGTCAAAGATGAGTTCACTGCTGAGAAAGAGGCATCTCCACCCACTTCTGCTGACAAATCAGGACTGAGTCGGGAGGTTGACCATGACAGGAAAACTAATGACAAACTGGATACTGTTCTTGAAAAGAGTGAAGAGCATGTTGAATTAAAGGAAGTTACCAAAGAGGCTGAAGAGGCTGGTGAGAAAGTGGAGATCTTTGGGTTAGGTGTAACCTATGATGAGGCCTCTGCCAAAGAACTGACAACAGCTGAATACACGTCACCAGAGAAAGCAGCAAAAGGTCTCAGTTCAGTGCCGGAGGTGGCTGAGGTGGAACCAACCGCTAAAGCCGATCAGGGGCTAGATTTTGCTGCAACGAAAGCTGAGCCAAGTCCGTTAGATATAAAAGTCAGTGACTTTGGACAGATGGCTTCAGGGATGAATGTAGATGCCACAGAGCTCAAGTTCGAGGTTTCTCAGGAACTGACCCTCTCATCCAAAGGACCTCAAGAAGACGATTCATTCCTGGGTATTGAGTCTGGCAACATGAAAGAAGGTCTCAAAGTCAGTGAAACAGAAGTCAAAGAGAAGGTAGCAAAGCCTGACCTGGTGCATCAGGAGGCTGTAGACAAAGAAGAGTCCTATGAGTCTAGCGGTGAGCACGAGAGCCTCACGATGGAGTCCCTGAAGCCAGATGAGGGCAAGAAGGAAACCTCTCCAGAGTCATCTCTGATTCAAGACGAGGTTGCCCGCAAACTGTCTGTGGAAATCCCTTGCCCGCCTCCTGTTTCGGAGGCTGACTTATCCACAGATGAGAAAGCTGAGGTTCAAATGGAATTTATTCAGCTGCCAAAGGAAGAAAGCACTGAGACTCCAGATATACCTGCCATACCTTCTGATGTCACCCAGCCACAGCCTGAAGCAGGTGTGCCTGAACCAGCAGAGGTCCCAAGTGAGGAAGAGATAGAAGCTGGGGGAGAATATGACAAACTGCTCTTCCGCTCAGACACCCTTCAGATTACTGACCTGGTTGTCCCAGGAAGTAGAGAGGAATTTGTGGAGACCTGCCCAGGTGAACACAAAGGTGGGATTGAGTCTGTAGTGACCATCGAGGATGACTTCATCACTGTAGTGCAGACCACAACAGATGAAGGCGAGTCAGGGTCCCATAGTGTGCGCTTTGCAGCTCTAGCTCAgcctgaggaagaaaggagaccGTGCTCTCACGATGAAGAGCTTGAAGTAGAGATGGCAGCAGAAGCCCAGGCAGAACCCAAGGATGGCTCTCCAGATGCCCCAGCTACCCCTGAGAGAGAAGAGGTTGCATACtcagaatataaaacagaaacctACGATGATTACAAAGATGAGACCACCATTGATGACTCCATCATGGATGCTGACAGCCTGTGGGTGGACACTCAAG ATGATGATAGAAGCATCATCCAGGAACAGTTAGAAACTATCCCTAAAGAGGAGAAGGCTGAGAAGGAAGCTCGGAGACCATCTCTtgaaaaacatagaaaagaaaaaccctttaAAACCGGGAGAGGCAGAATTTCCACTCCTGAAAGAAAAGTAGCTAAAAAGGAACCTAGCACGGTCTCCAGGGATgaagtgagaaggaaaaaag CAGTTTATAAGAAGGCTGAACTTGCTAAAAAAACAGAAGTTCAGGCCCACTCTCCTTCCAGGAAACTCATTTTAAAACCTGCTATCAAATACACTAGACCAACTCATCTCTCCTGTGTTAAGCGGAAAACCACAG CAAGTGGTGAATCCGCCCAGGCTCCCAGTGCACTTAAACAGACGAAGGACAAAGTCACT GATGGTGTCACTAAGAGCCCAGAAAAGCGTTCTTCCCTCCCAagaccttcctccatcctccctcctcgGAGGGGTGtatcaggagacagagaggagaacaGCTTCTCTCTGAACagctccatctcttcagcccggCGGACCACCC GGTCAGAGCCAATTCGCAGAGCTGGAAAGAGTGGCACCTCAACCCCGACCACTCCTGGATCCACTGCGATCACTCCTGGCACTCCCCCAAGCTATTCTTCACGTACCCCAGGTACTCCTGGAACCCCCAGCTATCCCAGGACCCCTCATACACCGGGAACCCCAAAATCTGCCATCTTGGTGCCTAGTGAGAAGAAAGTCGCCATCATTCGCACCCCTCCAAAGTCCCCAGCTACTCCCAAGCAGCTTCGACTTATTAACCAGCCACTGCCAGACCTGAAAAATGTCAAGTCCAAAATTGGATCAACTGACAACATCAAATACCAGCCCAAAGGGGGTCAG GTTAGGATTTTAAACAAGAAGATCGATTTTAGCAAAGTTCAGTCAAGATGTGGTTCCAAGGATAACATCAAACATTCTGCTGGGGGCGGAAAT GTACAAATTGTTACTAAGAAGATAGACTTAAGCCATGTGACGTCCAAATGTGGCTCTCTGAAGAACATTCGTCACAGGCCAg GTGGTGGACGTGTGAAAATTGAGAGTGTAAAACTTGATTTCAAGGAAAAGGCCCAAGCTAAAGTGGGCTCCCTTGACAATGCTCACCATGTACCCGGAGGAGGCAACGTGAAG ATTGACAGCCAAAAGTTGAACTTCAGAGAGCACGCAAAGGCCCGTGTAGACCATGGGGCTGAGATCATCACACAGTCCCCAAGCAGGTCGAGCGTGGCATCGCCTCGGCGACTCAGCAACGTCTCCTCTTCGGGAAGTATCAACCTGCTGGAGTCCCCTCAGCTTGCCACTTTGGCTGAGGATGTCACAGCCGCGCTTGCGAAGCAGGGCTTGTGA
- the Map2 gene encoding microtubule-associated protein 2 isoform X6 produces MADERKDDGKAPHWTSASLTEAAAHAHPPEMKDQGGAGEGLSRSANGFPYREEEEGAFREHGSQGTYSDTKENGINGELTSADRETAEEVSARIVQVVTAEAVAVLKGEQEKEAQQKDQSAALPLAAEETAHLPPSPPPSPASEQAVAVEEDLLTASKMEFPEPQKLASSFAEPLDKGEKESEMQSKPGEDFEHAALVPQPEITKTPQNKKDVQDMEGEKSPPVPFAHTFGTNLEDIKQNVEPSIAVPSIGLSAEPLAPKEQKDWFIEMPMESKKDEWGLAAPISPGPLTPMREKDMLEDIPRWEGKQFDSPMPSPFHGGSFTLPLDIIKSERITEVPQPLAPVFFQPDDKTSLPDTSDLATAKDSSRDEEPQKDKADKADVPVSEAATLPKDAHDPVGEGDIRESVSGEEKGTTNQEIKETSILSGQEPTLTEDEPHTKLDEKLVVSIEEAVAKEHEPPKLRDDETGVIQTSTELSSSKEQKDQEHVTDELKQDSFPISLEQALSVPAMTSETLEKVTSEPEAVSEMRETQGLFEENMAVKDKFEGVGSATIAEVGVPFYEDKSGMSKYFETSALKEEVAKSKQLGSDYYELSDARGSAQESFDTVPPKDQHDEKELQAKESQPSAPPEEAGYSTLAQSYPSELPEEPSSPQERMFTIDPKVYGEKRDLHSKNKDDLTLSRSLGLGGRSAIEQRSMSINLPMSCLDSIALGFNFGRGHDLSPLASDILTNTSGSMDEGDDYLPPTTPAVEKVPCFPVESKEEGKKAEEVKATGEQIIQIETSSESPFPAKEYYKNGTVMAPDLPEMLDLAGTRSRLASVSADAEVARRKSVPSEAVIAESSTALPPVADENQVTGKPDSQLEDMGYCVFNKYTVPLPSPVQDSENLSGESGSFYEGTDDKVRRDLATDLSLIEVKLAAAGRVKDEFTAEKEASPPTSADKSGLSREVDHDRKTNDKLDTVLEKSEEHVELKEVTKEAEEAGEKVEIFGLGVTYDEASAKELTTAEYTSPEKAAKGLSSVPEVAEVEPTAKADQGLDFAATKAEPSPLDIKVSDFGQMASGMNVDATELKFEVSQELTLSSKGPQEDDSFLGIESGNMKEGLKVSETEVKEKVAKPDLVHQEAVDKEESYESSGEHESLTMESLKPDEGKKETSPESSLIQDEVARKLSVEIPCPPPVSEADLSTDEKAEVQMEFIQLPKEESTETPDIPAIPSDVTQPQPEAGVPEPAEVPSEEEIEAGGEYDKLLFRSDTLQITDLVVPGSREEFVETCPGEHKGGIESVVTIEDDFITVVQTTTDEGESGSHSVRFAALAQPEEERRPCSHDEELEVEMAAEAQAEPKDGSPDAPATPEREEVAYSEYKTETYDDYKDETTIDDSIMDADSLWVDTQDDDRSIIQEQLETIPKEEKAEKEARRPSLEKHRKEKPFKTGRGRISTPERKVAKKEPSTVSRDEVRRKKAVYKKAELAKKTEVQAHSPSRKLILKPAIKYTRPTHLSCVKRKTTAASGESAQAPSALKQTKDKVTDGVTKSPEKRSSLPRPSSILPPRRGVSGDREENSFSLNSSISSARRTTRSEPIRRAGKSGTSTPTTPGSTAITPGTPPSYSSRTPGTPGTPSYPRTPHTPGTPKSAILVPSEKKVAIIRTPPKSPATPKQLRLINQPLPDLKNVKSKIGSTDNIKYQPKGGQVQIVTKKIDLSHVTSKCGSLKNIRHRPGGGRVKIESVKLDFKEKAQAKVGSLDNAHHVPGGGNVKIDSQKLNFREHAKARVDHGAEIITQSPSRSSVASPRRLSNVSSSGSINLLESPQLATLAEDVTAALAKQGL; encoded by the exons CAGCTGAGGAAACAGCTCATCTGCCACCTTCCCCACCACCATCGCCAGCCTCAGAACAGGCAGTTGCAGTGGAGGAAG ATTTACTTACAGCCTCGAAGATGGAATTCCCTGAGCCGCAGAAATTGGCTTCCTCTTTCGCTGAGCCTTTAGACAAGGGAGAAAAGGAATCGGAGATGCAGAGTAAGCCTGGTGAAGATTTTGAGCATGCTGCCTTAGTTCCTCAGCCAGAGATAACTAAAACTCCCCAGAATAAAAAGGATGTTCAAGACATGGAAGGGGAAAAGTCACCTCCCGTCCCATTTGCGCACACTTTTGGTACCAACCTGGAAGACATAAAACAGAACGTAGAACCAAGCATAGCAGTACCTAGCATCGGCCTGTCTGCAGAGCCTCTAGCTCCAAAAGAGCAGAAAGACTGGTTCATTGAAATGCCAATGGAATCAAAGAAAGATGAATGGGGTTTAGCTGCCCCAATATCTCCTGGCCCTCTGACACCCATGAGGGAAAAAGACATGCTGGAGGATATTCCAAGATGGGAAGGGAAGCAGTTTGATTCTCCCATGCCAAGTCCCTTTCATGGTGGAAGTTTCACTCTTCCTCTCGATATTATAAAGAGTGAAAGAATCACAGAAGTACCACAACCCTTGGCTCCTGTCTTCTTCCAACCAGATGACAAAACATCCCTGCCGGATACCAGTGACCTAGCTACTGCCAAAGATAGTTCTAGAGATGAGGAGCCACAGAAAGATAAAGCAGACAAGGCAGATGTTCCAGTCTCAGAAGCTGCCACCCTACCGAAAGATGCTCACGATCCAGTTGGGGAAGGCGATATCAGGGAAAGTGTTTCAGGGGAAGAAAAGGGTACCACAAATCAAGAGATAAAAGAAACTTCAATCCTCAGTGGTCAGGAACCTACACTCACTGAAGATGAACCACACACAAAGCTTGATGAGAAATTAGTGGTTTCCATTGAAGAAGCTGTGGCAAAAGAACATGAACCCCCCAAATTGAGAGACGATGAAACAGGTGTAATTCAGACCTCCACCGAGCTTTCTTCCTCCAAAGAACAGAAAGACCAAGAACATGTAACCGATGAGTTAAAACAGGACTCCTTCCCTATAAGTCTGGAACAAGCTCTTTCAGTTCCAGCCATGACCTCTGAGACCTTGGAAAAAGTGACATCTGAGCCAGAGGCAGTGAGTGAAATGAGAGAAACCCAGGGACTTTTTGAGGAGAACATGGCTGTCAAAGATAAGTTTGAAGGAGTTGGGTCTGCAACAATAGCTGAGGTTGGTGTGCCATTTTATGAAGATAAATCAGGAATGTCCAAATACTTTGAAACATCTGCACTGAAGGAAGAAGTGGCAAAAAGCAAGCAGTTGGGCAGTGATTACTATGAACTGAGTGATGCAAGAGGAAGTGCCCAGGAATCTTTTGACACTGTACCTCCCAAGGACCAGCATGATGAAAAGGAACTTCAGGCAAAAGAAtcccagcccagtgctccacCAGAGGAAGCAGGATACAGCACTCTTGCCCAGAGTTATCCATCTGAGCTACCTGAAGAACCAAGTTCTCCTCAAGAAAGGATGTTCACTATTGACCCAAAAGTTTATGGGGAGAAAAGGGACCTTCACAGTAAGAACAAGGATGATTTGACCCTTAGTCGAAGTTTAGGGCTTGGTGGACGGTCTGCAATAGAACAAAGAAGCATGTCGATCAACTTGCCTATGTCTTGCCTCGATTCCATCGCCCTTGGGTTTAACTTTGGCCGGGGCCATgatctttcccctctggcttcTGATATTTTAACTAACACGAGTGGAAGCATGGATGAAGGAGATGATTACCTTCCCCCTACCACACCTGCAGTGGAGAAGGTCCCTTGCTTCCCAGTAGAGAGCAAAGAGGAAggcaagaaggcagaggaagtaaAAGCGACTGGAGAACAAATTATTCAGATTGAGACATCCTCTGAATCACCCTTCCCAGCCAAAGAATATTACAAAAATGGTACCGTCATGGCCCCTGACCTGCCTGAGATGCTAGATCTGGCAGGAACCAGGTCCAGGTTAGCTTCTGTGAGTGCAGATGCTGAGGTTGCCAGGAGAAAATCAGTCCCATCAGAGGCTGTGATTGCAGAGAGTAGTACTGCTTTGCCACCTGTCGCTGATGAAAACCAAGTCACTGGAAAACCTGACAGTCAACTTGAAGACATGGGATACTGTGTGTTCAATAAATACACAGTTCCTCTACCATCACCAGTTCAAGACAGTGAGAATTTGTCGGGAGAGAGTGGCTCATTTTATGAAGGAACTGATGACAAAGTCCGTAGAGATTTGGCGACAGACCTTTCACTGATTGAAGTAAAACTTGCAGCTGCAGGAAGAGTCAAAGATGAGTTCACTGCTGAGAAAGAGGCATCTCCACCCACTTCTGCTGACAAATCAGGACTGAGTCGGGAGGTTGACCATGACAGGAAAACTAATGACAAACTGGATACTGTTCTTGAAAAGAGTGAAGAGCATGTTGAATTAAAGGAAGTTACCAAAGAGGCTGAAGAGGCTGGTGAGAAAGTGGAGATCTTTGGGTTAGGTGTAACCTATGATGAGGCCTCTGCCAAAGAACTGACAACAGCTGAATACACGTCACCAGAGAAAGCAGCAAAAGGTCTCAGTTCAGTGCCGGAGGTGGCTGAGGTGGAACCAACCGCTAAAGCCGATCAGGGGCTAGATTTTGCTGCAACGAAAGCTGAGCCAAGTCCGTTAGATATAAAAGTCAGTGACTTTGGACAGATGGCTTCAGGGATGAATGTAGATGCCACAGAGCTCAAGTTCGAGGTTTCTCAGGAACTGACCCTCTCATCCAAAGGACCTCAAGAAGACGATTCATTCCTGGGTATTGAGTCTGGCAACATGAAAGAAGGTCTCAAAGTCAGTGAAACAGAAGTCAAAGAGAAGGTAGCAAAGCCTGACCTGGTGCATCAGGAGGCTGTAGACAAAGAAGAGTCCTATGAGTCTAGCGGTGAGCACGAGAGCCTCACGATGGAGTCCCTGAAGCCAGATGAGGGCAAGAAGGAAACCTCTCCAGAGTCATCTCTGATTCAAGACGAGGTTGCCCGCAAACTGTCTGTGGAAATCCCTTGCCCGCCTCCTGTTTCGGAGGCTGACTTATCCACAGATGAGAAAGCTGAGGTTCAAATGGAATTTATTCAGCTGCCAAAGGAAGAAAGCACTGAGACTCCAGATATACCTGCCATACCTTCTGATGTCACCCAGCCACAGCCTGAAGCAGGTGTGCCTGAACCAGCAGAGGTCCCAAGTGAGGAAGAGATAGAAGCTGGGGGAGAATATGACAAACTGCTCTTCCGCTCAGACACCCTTCAGATTACTGACCTGGTTGTCCCAGGAAGTAGAGAGGAATTTGTGGAGACCTGCCCAGGTGAACACAAAGGTGGGATTGAGTCTGTAGTGACCATCGAGGATGACTTCATCACTGTAGTGCAGACCACAACAGATGAAGGCGAGTCAGGGTCCCATAGTGTGCGCTTTGCAGCTCTAGCTCAgcctgaggaagaaaggagaccGTGCTCTCACGATGAAGAGCTTGAAGTAGAGATGGCAGCAGAAGCCCAGGCAGAACCCAAGGATGGCTCTCCAGATGCCCCAGCTACCCCTGAGAGAGAAGAGGTTGCATACtcagaatataaaacagaaacctACGATGATTACAAAGATGAGACCACCATTGATGACTCCATCATGGATGCTGACAGCCTGTGGGTGGACACTCAAG ATGATGATAGAAGCATCATCCAGGAACAGTTAGAAACTATCCCTAAAGAGGAGAAGGCTGAGAAGGAAGCTCGGAGACCATCTCTtgaaaaacatagaaaagaaaaaccctttaAAACCGGGAGAGGCAGAATTTCCACTCCTGAAAGAAAAGTAGCTAAAAAGGAACCTAGCACGGTCTCCAGGGATgaagtgagaaggaaaaaag CAGTTTATAAGAAGGCTGAACTTGCTAAAAAAACAGAAGTTCAGGCCCACTCTCCTTCCAGGAAACTCATTTTAAAACCTGCTATCAAATACACTAGACCAACTCATCTCTCCTGTGTTAAGCGGAAAACCACAG CAGCAAGTGGTGAATCCGCCCAGGCTCCCAGTGCACTTAAACAGACGAAGGACAAAGTCACT GATGGTGTCACTAAGAGCCCAGAAAAGCGTTCTTCCCTCCCAagaccttcctccatcctccctcctcgGAGGGGTGtatcaggagacagagaggagaacaGCTTCTCTCTGAACagctccatctcttcagcccggCGGACCACCC GGTCAGAGCCAATTCGCAGAGCTGGAAAGAGTGGCACCTCAACCCCGACCACTCCTGGATCCACTGCGATCACTCCTGGCACTCCCCCAAGCTATTCTTCACGTACCCCAGGTACTCCTGGAACCCCCAGCTATCCCAGGACCCCTCATACACCGGGAACCCCAAAATCTGCCATCTTGGTGCCTAGTGAGAAGAAAGTCGCCATCATTCGCACCCCTCCAAAGTCCCCAGCTACTCCCAAGCAGCTTCGACTTATTAACCAGCCACTGCCAGACCTGAAAAATGTCAAGTCCAAAATTGGATCAACTGACAACATCAAATACCAGCCCAAAGGGGGTCAG GTACAAATTGTTACTAAGAAGATAGACTTAAGCCATGTGACGTCCAAATGTGGCTCTCTGAAGAACATTCGTCACAGGCCAg GTGGTGGACGTGTGAAAATTGAGAGTGTAAAACTTGATTTCAAGGAAAAGGCCCAAGCTAAAGTGGGCTCCCTTGACAATGCTCACCATGTACCCGGAGGAGGCAACGTGAAG ATTGACAGCCAAAAGTTGAACTTCAGAGAGCACGCAAAGGCCCGTGTAGACCATGGGGCTGAGATCATCACACAGTCCCCAAGCAGGTCGAGCGTGGCATCGCCTCGGCGACTCAGCAACGTCTCCTCTTCGGGAAGTATCAACCTGCTGGAGTCCCCTCAGCTTGCCACTTTGGCTGAGGATGTCACAGCCGCGCTTGCGAAGCAGGGCTTGTGA